From the Manis pentadactyla isolate mManPen7 chromosome 7, mManPen7.hap1, whole genome shotgun sequence genome, one window contains:
- the LOC130684446 gene encoding ral guanine nucleotide dissociation stimulator-like yields MEVREANRDGLPARCGRWLRDHLQRLCPCCPRNPEHEEESTVRGNKVHRRRAPWTGVRKKWRMRMARETPVLELRPVSPASAPAEPEDVPAVASALGPGAPAGMAPGLAEPAPGPEPTSPCAASIWDIPGVVSGPEVEPHEPSEPSRPSPSPGMGQARRHAWEPDNVPSVLHGSRLSSIPEGQVLHHLVQEEHLGPTVAELEEPRQTQLAPETRGGPASWLEPVQELPGTPVLELRPVSPASTPAEPEDVPAVPSAPPPSPELEPHEPSGTGPRAPARMASGLAEPEPAPESTLLAFPPRLVAEQLTLLYAELFTKVAVADRMTRCGSQSCNGNVEHLAPTFNKIIKQFNDAANLVISSCLGGPGMTARDRARVVEFWIQVAKECLDLENFASLHAILLALQSPAISRLQCTWGRVSW; encoded by the exons ATGGAAGTCAGGGAAGCAAACAGGGACGgtcttcctgctcgctgtgggcgttggctCAGAGACCACCTCCAACGCCTCTGTCCGTGTTGTCCAAGGaaccccgag CATGAAGAGGAGTCAACTGTCCGTGGGAATAAGGTCCACAGGCGGAGGGCTCCCTGGACAGGTGtgaggaagaaatggagaatgAGGATGGCACgagagacccctgtgctggagctacggccagtgtcacctgcttcagccccGGCAGAGccagaggatgtcccagcagtggcctcagccctgggGCCCGGAGCACCTGCTGGAATGGCACCGGGCCTGGCAGAGCCAGCGCCAGGtccagagcccaccagcccctgtgcggCGAGCatctgggacatcccaggagtggtctcgGGCCCCGAggtggagccccatgagccttcAGAACCCAGCAG GCCTTCCCCCAGCCCCGGAATGGGCCAGGCTAGGCGCCATGCCTGGGAGCCCGATAATGTGCCCAGCGTCCTCCATGGCAGCCGGCTTTCATCCATCCCAgagggccaagtcctccaccacttggtccaggaggagcacctggggcccactgtggcagagctggaag aaccacggcagacgcagctggctccagagacacggggagggccggcTTCATGGCTAGAGCCAGTTCAGGAGCTCCCTgggacccctgtgctggagctacggccggtgtcacctgcttcgacccctgcagagccggaggatgtcccagcagtgccCTCAGCCCCACCGCCGAGCCCTGAGCttgagccccatgagccctcgggCACGGGGCCCAGGGCACCTGCCAGAATGGCATCGGGCCTGGCAGAGCCAGAGCCGGCTCCAGAGTCCACCCTCCTGGCATTCCCCCCCcgcctggtggccgagcagctgaccctgcTGTATGCG GAACTGTTCACCAAGGTGGCAGTGGCCGACCGCATGACCCGCTGCGGGAGCCAGTCATGTAACGGAAACGTTGAGCACCTGGCCCCCACCTTCAATAAGATCATAAAACAATTTAATGACGCAGCCAACCTGGTCATCTCCTCCTGCCTCGGGGGCCCAGGCATGACGGCGCGGGACAGGGCCCGAGTGGTAGAGttctggatccaggtggccaAG gagtgtctGGACCTCGAGAATTTTGCGTCCCTCCACGCCATTCTCTTGGCCCTGCAGAGCCCCGCCATCAGTCGTCTGCAATGCACCTGGGGACGTGTTTCCTGGTAG